A single window of Vicia villosa cultivar HV-30 ecotype Madison, WI unplaced genomic scaffold, Vvil1.0 ctg.000029F_1_1_3, whole genome shotgun sequence DNA harbors:
- the LOC131622396 gene encoding RING-H2 finger protein ATL46-like, which translates to MWCTQSLSPIHSSSIHHFNYMKREKCSLQNLHKEHTFWLFTILCHMAASPSPRSPLASQTINDGNISTAKETTTSSSISKISPLILLVIIVLAIIFFLYGLVQLILWLLMKRPSSSSHYNSNRFQESARTRSLQRQLQHLFHLHDSGLDQAFINTLPVFNYQDLLGLKEPFDCAVCLCEFSEQDKLRLVPICSHAFHMNCLDTWLLSNSTCPLCRANISNNSFPLENVNVVEDSLVLSHRFNVNGDKENIIEEQVGDKRVFSVKLGKFRSNGLEDGSSCSLDERRCYSMGSYQYVFCDSYLQVVLSQSCCEEDENGNVEGKRIGNRIKGESFSVSKIWLWSKKSNIPSSNTVFP; encoded by the coding sequence ATGTGGTGTACACAATCTCTGTCCCCTATTCATTCCTCTTCCATTCATCATTTTAActatatgaaaagagagaaatgttctttacaaaatctgcatAAAGAACATACATTTTGGTTATTCACCATATTGTGTCACATGGCAGCATCTCCATCTCCTCGATCGCCTCTTGCATCGCAAACTATTAACGACGGAAATATTAGTACTGCGAAAGAAACGACAACTTCTTCATCCATAAGCAAAATCAGTCCACTGATTTTGTTAGTTATAATAGTATTAGCAATTATCTTCTTTCTCTATGGACTTGTCCAGTTAATTTTATGGTTACTGATGAAAAGGCCATCCTCTTCATCTCATTATAATTCCAATAGATTCCAAGAATCGGCCCGAACCCGATCTCTTCAGAGGCAACTACAACACTTATTCCACTTGCATGATTCAGGTCTTGACCAAGCTTTCATAAACACTCTTCCTGTTTTCAACTACCAAGATTTATTGGGTTTGAAGGAGCCTTTTGATTGTGCTGTGTGTCTCTGTGAGTTTTCTGAACAAGATAAGCTGAGATTGGTTCCTATATGCAGCCATGCATTTCATATGAATTGTCTTGACACATGGCTTCTCTCAAATTCTACTTGTCCTCTTTGTAGAGCAAATATCTCCAACAATAGTTTCCCTTTGGAGAACGTTAATGTTGTCGAGGATTCTTTGGTTCTGTCACATAGGTTCAATGTGAATGGTGATAAAGAGAATATTATTGAGGAACAAGTAGGTGACAAAAGGGTGTTTTCTGTGAAGCTTGGAAAATTCAGAAGCAATGGATTGGAGGATGGTAGTAGTTGTAGTTTGGATGAAAGGAGATGTTATTCAATGGGTTCATATCAGTATGTGTTTTGTGATTCATATTTGCAAGTGGTTTTGTCTCAATCTTGttgtgaagaagatgaaaatggaaaTGTGGAGGGGAAGAGGATAGGGAATAGAATCAAAGGTGAGAGTTTTTCTGTTTCTAAGATATGGCTTTGGTCTAAGAAGAGCAACATTCCTAGTTCTAATACTGTTTTTCCTTGA
- the LOC131622376 gene encoding uncharacterized protein LOC131622376 — protein sequence MIFLRRHLHQDLKNEYLTVTDPHVLWKNLKDRYDHQKTVILPKARYEWMHLRLQDFKSVSDYNSTMFRITSKLLLCGEKVTDEDMLEKTFSTFHASNVLLQQQYREKGKNRGRDRAYARGRGRNYAHGLGFDRGRNGNHKNTYFHPKWKNVEKNEKEGQSSKTNENICYRCGGKGHWSRTCRTLKHLVDLYQKSLKNKKERIETHFANEDDDQDYGNMDVTHLDIGDFFADPNGKIDHLIGDGSVKK from the exons ATGATATTCCTTCGTCGTCACCTTCACCAGGATCTTAAAAATGAGTATCTTACCGTAACTGACCCACATGTCTTGTGGAAAAATTTGAAAGATAGATATGATCATCAAAAAACGGTTATCCTACCAAAAGCTCGATATGAATGGATGCATTTACGTTTGCAGGATTTTAAAAGTGTAAGTGATTATAATTCTACAATGTTTAGAATAACTTCTAAGTTATTATTATGTGGAGAAAAAGTAACTGATGAAGATATGCTAGAAAAAACATTTTCCACTTTTCATGCATCCAATGTGCTCCTGCAGCAGCAATATCGAGAAAAGGG GAAAAATCGTGGTCGCGATCGTGCATACGCACGTGGTCGTGGTCGTAATTATGCTCATGGTCTTGGTTTTGATCGTGGTCGCAATGGGAATCATAAAAACACATATTTCCACCCGAAGTGGAAAAAtgttgaaaagaatgaaaaagagggtcAGAGTagcaaaacaaatgaaaatatttGCTATCGTTGTGGAGGAAAAGGTCATTGGAGTCGCACTTGTCGTACTCTAAAACACCTTGTTGATCTTTATCAAAAATCactgaaaaataaaaaggaaaggatCGAGACTCACTTtgctaatgaagatgatgatcaAGATTACGGTAATATGGATGTTACCCATTTAGATATTGGTGACTTCTTTGCTGATCCAAATggaaaaattgatcaccttattgGAGATGGAAGTGTCAAGAAATAA